One Triticum dicoccoides isolate Atlit2015 ecotype Zavitan chromosome 4B, WEW_v2.0, whole genome shotgun sequence genomic window carries:
- the LOC119291975 gene encoding GDSL esterase/lipase At5g55050-like — MGCNSSLAMVSILQLCLIIGAAAAGPSKMVRLVPAMYVFGDSTLDVGNNNYLPGPNVPRANTPLNGVDFPGGARATGRFSNGYHVADFIAMRLGLKESPPAYLSLAPRPTALLLSALATGVSYASAGAGILDSTNAGNNIPLSKQVRYMESTKAAMEARVGKAAARLLLSRSFFLFSVGSNDISVFAAAPGDVAALYAKLISGYSAAITDLYGMGARKFGIINVGLLGCVPLARALSATGACNDGLNQLSAGFNDKLRSLMAGLAARLPGLDYSLADNYNLSQVTFANPAASGYVSIDSACCGSGRMGAESDCLPNSTTCADHDRFVFWDRGHPSQRAGELSAAAYFDGAAGFTAPISFDQLAGPEDLAS, encoded by the exons ATGGGGTGCAATAGTAGTCTGGCCATGGTCTCCATCCTGCAGCTGTGCTTGATCATCGGTGCCGCCGCCGCTGGCCCGAGCAAGATGGTGAGGCTGGTGCCGGCGATGTACGTGTTCGGGGACTCCACGCTGGACGTGGGCAACAACAACTACCTGCCGGGGCCGAACGTGCCCAGGGCCAACACGCCCCTCAACGGCGTCGACTTCCCCGGCGGCGCCCGGGCGACGGGGCGGTTCAGCAACGGCTACCACGTTGCCGACTTCATCG CAATGAGACTGGGACTGAAGGAGAGCCCGCCGGCGTACCTGTCGCTCGCGCCACGCCCCACCgccctgctcctcagcgctctcgcCACAGGCGTGAGCTATGCTTCTGCCGGAGCAGGCATCCTGGACTCAACC aACGCGGGGAACAATATCCCACTGTCGAAGCAGGTGCGGTACATGGAGTCAACCAAGGCCGCCATGGAGGCCAGGGTGGGCAAAGCCGCGGCGCGCCTCCTGCTCTCGAGGTCCTTCTTCCTCTTCAGCGTCGGCAGCAACGACATCTCCGTGTTCGCGGCCGCGCCGGGCGACGTCGCCGCGCTCTACGCCAAACTCATCTCCGGCTACTCCGCGGCCATCACGGACCTGTACGGCATGGGCGCGAGGAAGTTCGGGATCATCAACGTGGGGCTTCTGGGCTGCGTGCCGCTGGCGCGGGCGCTCAGCGCGACTGGCGCGTGCAACGACGGGCTCAACCAGCTGTCGGCCGGCTTCAACGACAAGCTCAGGTCCCTCATGGCCGGCCTCGCCGCCCGGCTGCCGGGCCTCGACTACTCCCTCGCCGACAACTACAACCTCTCGCAAGTCACCTTCGCCAACCCGGCGGCATCCG GGTACGTGAGCATAGACAGCGCGTGCTGCGGGAGCGGGAGGATGGGGGCGGAGAGCGACTGCCTGCCTAACTCGACGACGTGTGCCGACCACGACCGCTTCGTCTTCTGGGACCGCGGGCATCCCTCGCAGCGCGCCGGAGAGCTCAGCGCCGCCGCCTACTTCGACGGAGCGGCAGGGTTCACCGCGCCCATCAGCTTCGACCAGCTAGCTGGCCCAGAAgatttagctagctag